GAGCCTCGGTGAGGTAGTCGAGCTTCTGCTCCGTCCGGTCGGCGATCCGGTTCTGGCGGTCGAGCCGCGCCCCGAATCGCTGGTCCAGTTCATGGCCGGCGCGACGATCGAACCAAGCGGTCAGCGCATCGGTCAGGATCGCGGTCTTGGACGAACCCGGCTGCGCCGCCAACGCGTCGAGCTTGGCCGACAGTTCGTCGGGCAGGTAAAACTGGTGGCGGGTCTTGCGTGTTTGCATGCGCGCAGAATCCACCGTCGCGCGTCCGGAAAACAGTAGCCCGCTAGTGCCTGCAGGTGCCTCTTCGAGGCAACTCACGCCACCTTCAGCCGATTTCCGGTCCTGCACGCCGCCGCCCGAAGGTCCAGCTGATCGAGTCGCCCCTGCCGATTCCGGATACGTACCGGCCGACCCGCTTCTCGAGCACCGGGCGCCAAGGTACGAGCGTGAACTCCCGCGATTTCTCGATCACCGCATATTTGGCGGAGCCGACCTGCACCGCCTTGCGATAGGTGCCCTCGACAGCGCCGCCGTGGTTCTCGGCGTAGCCGAGACCCATCTCTTTCGAGAGCTGGCCGGCCACCTGCCGCAGTTCACGCCGGCGAAGCTCGTCGATCATGCCGGCGCGGAAGTGGATGGCATCCCCATCGCGCCATGCGAGATCCTGTTCGACAAGCCATTGCTGGCGCAGCGCAAGCGCCTGGCGGACCTGTGCTCCGAAGCCGCGCTCAAGCGTTTCCGGCTCCTTCGCCAATTTCTGCTCGTCCAGCCAGGTCACGCCGTCGTGCCGCGCAAGTTGCTCGAGCGGGAGCTCGGACAGCGTTTCTACGTCGACGGGCCGCGCCGCAGTCGCGCTGCGCTCGAACGCAAGCACCCGATCGACATGATCAGGCGCGATCTTCCAGCTGCCGTCGGGCAGCCGCTCGACGTCCCCTCGGCCGCGCCGCATCGCTTCCAGACGGCGCACATGCGCCTCGGCAAAGCGCTGGGTCGCACTCGCGTCGTGCCTAAGATGATTGTCGATGCTGTAGGTCCCACCACTGGCAGCGGCGACGTCGGCAATGACCCGGTCCGCTTGCCGGACGGCCGGGACCACGGGGTTCACCTTCACGATCTCGGAATGGTCGAGGATCTCCGAAATCGACCGCTCGCCGAGCTCGACATAGTGGCTGCGCCCGTCGATCGCCGCGACGATCATGTAGTGGCGGTCATTATGCTCGTCGGAAAGTCCGGTCGAGATGACGCGGCCGACCAAATGTTTTCCCTCGGCGGGGTCATAGATCGCATAGTCCTGCGGCGGCACCTCTGGCGCCCGCCGCGTGAGCTGCTCATGCATGGCCGCGATGATGTCGCCCCGACGCGCCATGGTGCGGAGCGTGTCCTCCAAGTCATCGGCAAGCCGGAAGCGCCCCCTGCTCTCCTCTGTAGCCAATCCCATGCGCGCAAGCGTGCCCAGCCGCCCCGCACGCAGGCCCTGCTCGACGCTGTCGCTATGCCAGGACGACACCAGCCCGTCGGGCTCGCGCGCGAGCAGCAGCTTGCGGTCGATATTGGTGAACCGCTCCTGCGTGATCTCACGCCGACGGGCCTCGAAAATCTCGCGATCGGTTCGGGGCCCAAGGTCGAGGTTGACCAGCTCGGCGGCGCGCGCGGCAAGCCCGCGGCTGATATACTCGCGGGCGATGATCAGGTCCTTGCCCCGATCGTCTGTCCCACGCACCAGAACATGGCTGTGGGGATGGCCGGTGTTGTAATGGTTGGCCGCGACCCAATCGAGCTTCGTACCGAGGTCCTGCTCGACCTGTTTCATCCAGCGCCGGACCAGCGGCTTGAGATCGTCGTATTGGGCACCATCCTCAGGCGCGACGATGAAGCGGAACTGGTGGCGATCGCCTGCCCCGCGTTCGAGGAATGCCTTGCCGTCGGCGACATCGTGATCCCCCGCGTAGAGCGTGCCGCGTTCGCCCTCGCGCGTGGTGCCGTCTCGCTGCAGATAGCGCAGATGCGCGACGGCTGCCCTGGCTCCCTTGCCTGCGAGTTTCACGAAGCGCGCCTTGACGATCACGCGGCGCGCGCGGGAGCCGACATATCGATCGGACGATCCGAGCACCCGACCAACGCCAGCGCCGCGACCGATGCGACTGCCGTCGAAGCGCCGCGCGCGAGCGCCAGATGGCCGCGCGCCGCCTGCCAGATTGGCAGCCTTGCGGAGCTGGTGCGCGAACGGCCGATCCTTGCCAACCCGGCCCAGCCAGAGCTCGAAATCATCTTCCGCCATCACGAAGCCTCGCCTTGGAAGCGTCAGATGAGGGTGCGCAGAGTGGCCCATTCAAGGGCCTCCATTTTGTCTCGCGGGAGACCCGCAGAAATGCGGGGTTTGCGAGGCCCCAGTCTCGCGACTGGAGGCATGGCCATGGGCATGCCTCCATAGAAAACGACGTGCAGACGCCACTTTCGCGGCCTCAGGGAGGCACCGCTTTTATCTTGCCTTACCCCTCTTCCTGCCCCTGACCTCTGCACCCTTCCCGTTGTTCGCTATTTGTTCTAACGTACCGCTTCTTGTGATTCGAGCTGTGGAGCGGCATGATGGGCGTCCGGATAGAACCTTGCCAAGGTGCAGAACTGTCGCTGCGGGGCGATGTCGAATGCATCATTCCGTTACCTGTGCGAGCACTTCGAGAGGGCTTTGCCATCGCGATTTCCGACGGAACGCTGCTACGCGGAGCCTTGGATCCAAGGACTGGTGAGTGCCGCTTTTCGATCTCTGTAGAAGGCGCAAGCATCGTGTCGATCACGCGCGGAGCCTTTGGTGATGTGGTCGATATGGCGTGGCGGATCGAATGGATCAGTGTTGCGGCGGACGGGGATGCGTTGCGTTCCGATGCTCCTTCTCAAGCGCCAGATCAGGCATTGCTGGCACTAGAAGAACTTCCAAAAAGAGCCGCCTGATTTGGCTTTTCTTGCGCGCGAAGGTGGCGCGTAGCCTGCGACCGGGTGGCTTTAACGGCTCGTTTCATCTTCGTTCGCTAGCATATGGCAATGCCAGCGACGCTCAAGGAATACCCCGGCGCCCTCGCAACGCCTGCTCAATTTCGTGAGCTTGCGGACGAATATCGGGATGCCGCGCTCCTCCTGCTCGCAGCGAGCGAGCGACGTCGACCGCTGAGTCGAGCGCCGTTCCGCTTATCGGCGATCCAAGCGATCGAGCTTTATCTCAATGCTTATCTGCTGGCCCACGGTCACGATGCGGCCGAAGTCCGCAAGCTCCAGCATGATCTTGGCGCACGCACTGAGCTGGCCGCAGCGGCAGGGCTGAAGCTACGCCAGAAGACGGCAGAGCATCTCAAAACCTTGCATCAGAACCGGGAATATCTGGTGACTCGCTACGGACCGGAACTTGCGTCGCAGACATCGCAGATCAACCGGCTAACGGCGACGCTGGACGAGGTTGGTAGGAAGGTTGGGGCTACGTTTCCGTGCAAGGAGACCCAGCAAGCGCTGCCCAGGGCAGCCTAGGCTGCGGCGCTACTCTCGAGCGTGGCGATGCGCTCCTCGCAGATGACCTGCACCGCCTGACCGAGCGTCTCGACGCGCTCGCCCAGCCACGCAAGCTCTTCCTCGCTGATCCGGTAATGCTTCGAGTAGCGCGCCTTCACGTAGGCTTCTTTCAGCTTCTCGAAGCGGGCCCGATCAGTGCGACTGTCGCGTGGCCAAGCGTCGATCAGACGCTGATCGATGCGCTCGGCTTGGGTGCGCAGGAAGCCCAGATTGTGCACGTGCGGCGTGTAGAAGGTGCAGACCAACAGCACGCAATGGTAAAGCCGCTCAGTAGTTTGATGCAGATCGAACGCGGCCTTCTTAGGGTCGCCATCGTCAACGGCGTGGCGATACCCGCGATGAAAACTCATCGCGCTCGGGTACCACTCCTCGAAATACTCCCGCGCCATCGCCAGCGCCTGCTGAGGCGTCTTGGGCTTGGGCTGGTGCAGTTCAGCGCTGTCGCTCTCGTAGAGAGCGATGCCGTCACGGGCGATGTCCATGAAGAAATAACGGCCATGCGCGAGTCCGTCGTTCACTTCACGCATCGTGTGGACGATGAAGTTGACCGGGGTGCGCAGCGTCTTGGTGATCGCCAACTCGCGGTTGAGCCGGTCCTCGGCGGTGGCCCAGAATTCGATGCGGTCGGTCAGCTTGTCGTTGTTGACGATGATCAGCAGGTCGAAATCCGACTGATAACCCTTGGCGGTGTGTGGCTCATCGACCCAGCCGCCGCGCGCGTAGCTGCCGTAGAGAATGATCTTCTGGATGCGCGCCTGCTTCTTCCAGTCGGAAGTCGCGATGGCGGTCGCGTCGCTGAATTCCTCGAACAGGATCTGGACGACACGTGCCAGCTCGCGCTGCTTCGCGGTCGGCAAATGATCGAGGCTGGTCTTCATGGCTTCAGTCTCATGCCAATGGCTTAGAATACCTAATGCGGAAGGAAAAGCGGCGGGCTCAAGGCCCGTCGCCGTCCGTGCACCGGAGGATATGCAGCATCGCGGCGGCAAGGTGGCGCTCCACCTCCGCGACGCTAATGTTCAGCTCCACGGCGATCCGCTGGTAATCCAGATCGCGATAGCGGTGCAGATCGAACACCGCGCGGGGCAGCGCGTCCATCGTATCCAGCGCGAACCGGATGCGCCGGAGAACCTCTGCGAGCGGGAGTTCCTGTTCCATGATCGAAGCTCCAACAGGGAGCCAGCGGCACCGTGGGCGCCGCTGGCATGGTGGGGATGATCACGCGGCTTCGCGGACTGGCTCGGCATTGGGCTCGACCGTCTCAGACTCGGAGGCGATCAGGGGCGCCACCGCGACTGAGCGATCGACGGCGCCAGCTCCGCCGCGCGGCGTGTAGGCGGACGGGGGAAACCGCATCCAGCGCGGCACCCAGCCCTCGACCTTGGTCCGCCCGTTGGCGCCGTTCAGGCAGTCGCGGATGATCGCCTTGAGCACCTTGCCCGGCTCCTTGGCGTTGCCCGCGACGACCTGCTTGTCCGAGACTTCCTCGACGATGGCGAGCAGCACCTCGCGGTCGCGGATCAGGTCGAACAGCGCATCGTCCGGCTGCCAGACCGCCGCCATGTCCACCGTCAGATGCGCCCCCAGCAAGTCCACGATCTCGCTGCGGGCCCAGAGGGTTTCACCCACGACGATGGCAAGGATGGACATCACCGAAGCGTCTTCGAGTGGTAGGAGCCGGGCGAACATGGTGGCCAGTCCCTCCCCTCCCCCGCCGGTGATCGTCGGCGTGTCGCCATCGAAGCCGAGCAACGCCAGCATCTCGCGCCGCTTGGCGTCGAACGACGCCTCCGATGCCGAAAGCTCAACGCTCTCGATTACCGCTTCGCTTCCGGCGCGCTGCTGCTCAACCTTCACCGACCAGAGCGGCGAGCCCGTGATCATATGCGCGACCGCGACCCTTAGCGCCACGCCCGGCGCGTCAGCCAGCTTGGCTCGAACCGCCGCATGGCGATGTAGGTCGACATAGTCGTTCGTCGCAGCGGTAATTTCGGGACGGCTCGGTTTCTCGGTGACGACATGGCCTGCCGCCCCCTTGGCCAGCATCCGCGCTTCCTTGAGAGTGATATAGCCCTCGTGGAAGGCGACATCGCCGCGATGCCCGATGGAGATATAGACCTTGCCGCCCGTCCGCTTAGCCCGTTTCTCATGTTCCCAACTCTGGAAGAACTGACCCGGCTCGAGGGTGACGACCTCGCGCCAGCCCGCCTCGCGATAGGCCTCGGCGCGCGCAGCGATGGCGGCATTCTGCGCTTCCCAGAATTGCTCGACACTGGCGAAATAGCTGTCCTCACCGAACAGGTCGGCGACGACCTCGCCTCCGAACCCGGCAAGGTCGAATAGCGCCACCTTGGTGGAGATCGACGCGCCGCCGAACAGCCACGACTTGAGCGCCTGTCCGACCGGTGCGCGCGCCTCGGGGTCGTCCAGCAGCGCCAGCCACTCACGCTGCTGCGCCCTCGACGCAAGGGTCAGGTGTCGCACAGTGACGGCATCAATCTTCTCGACGCGGTAAAGCGAGCGGATGCGTGGAAGCAGGTTGCCGAGCGCCAGTGTGCGCTTCACCTGCACATCGGTCAGCCCGAAGACGATGGCGATATGCTCAGGCCTGCGGCCCTCCCGGACCAGCCGGGTGAAGGTTTCCCAGCGCGTGACCTCGTCGGGATCAAGCCGCGCGATGTTCTCTATGAGCGACGCCTCCAGCGCTGTCGCATCGTCGTCCGTGTCCATGACCGCGCAAGGCAGCGCGTCAATGTCGCCGCCCTCCGCCGTCACCGCCAGCGCCGCATGGTAGCGCCGCTTGCCCGCCACGATCTCGTAGTTATCGGGAGACCCGTTCGCCCGCACGATCAATGGCACCAGCACCCCCCGCGCTCGGACGGACGGCAGAATGTTGGCCAGGTCCGGCGTCTTCCTGCCCGCACGCATGTTGACCGGCGAGACGCTCAGCTTGGCGATGTCGATATGTTTGAGTTCCATTGTCCTTGCTCCTCTTCAAACACCGCACCGGCCCCG
This portion of the Sphingomonas sp. So64.6b genome encodes:
- a CDS encoding CopG family transcriptional regulator; its protein translation is MQTRKTRHQFYLPDELSAKLDALAAQPGSSKTAILTDALTAWFDRRAGHELDQRFGARLDRQNRIADRTEQKLDYLTEALGLFIRHQLTLTAHQPAFDAETNRLGRLRYDEFMKLVGRMLARTAPRQGLPTVNPPEMGIDK
- the rlxS gene encoding relaxase/mobilization nuclease RlxS (I built this because a sul1 chimera in AMR looks like the C-terminus.) codes for the protein MAEDDFELWLGRVGKDRPFAHQLRKAANLAGGARPSGARARRFDGSRIGRGAGVGRVLGSSDRYVGSRARRVIVKARFVKLAGKGARAAVAHLRYLQRDGTTREGERGTLYAGDHDVADGKAFLERGAGDRHQFRFIVAPEDGAQYDDLKPLVRRWMKQVEQDLGTKLDWVAANHYNTGHPHSHVLVRGTDDRGKDLIIAREYISRGLAARAAELVNLDLGPRTDREIFEARRREITQERFTNIDRKLLLAREPDGLVSSWHSDSVEQGLRAGRLGTLARMGLATEESRGRFRLADDLEDTLRTMARRGDIIAAMHEQLTRRAPEVPPQDYAIYDPAEGKHLVGRVISTGLSDEHNDRHYMIVAAIDGRSHYVELGERSISEILDHSEIVKVNPVVPAVRQADRVIADVAAASGGTYSIDNHLRHDASATQRFAEAHVRRLEAMRRGRGDVERLPDGSWKIAPDHVDRVLAFERSATAARPVDVETLSELPLEQLARHDGVTWLDEQKLAKEPETLERGFGAQVRQALALRQQWLVEQDLAWRDGDAIHFRAGMIDELRRRELRQVAGQLSKEMGLGYAENHGGAVEGTYRKAVQVGSAKYAVIEKSREFTLVPWRPVLEKRVGRYVSGIGRGDSISWTFGRRRAGPEIG
- a CDS encoding nucleotidyltransferase and HEPN domain-containing protein, with the protein product MKTSLDHLPTAKQRELARVVQILFEEFSDATAIATSDWKKQARIQKIILYGSYARGGWVDEPHTAKGYQSDFDLLIIVNNDKLTDRIEFWATAEDRLNRELAITKTLRTPVNFIVHTMREVNDGLAHGRYFFMDIARDGIALYESDSAELHQPKPKTPQQALAMAREYFEEWYPSAMSFHRGYRHAVDDGDPKKAAFDLHQTTERLYHCVLLVCTFYTPHVHNLGFLRTQAERIDQRLIDAWPRDSRTDRARFEKLKEAYVKARYSKHYRISEEELAWLGERVETLGQAVQVICEERIATLESSAAA
- a CDS encoding sigma-70 region 4 domain-containing protein, encoding MEQELPLAEVLRRIRFALDTMDALPRAVFDLHRYRDLDYQRIAVELNISVAEVERHLAAAMLHILRCTDGDGP
- a CDS encoding ParB/RepB/Spo0J family partition protein, with the protein product MELKHIDIAKLSVSPVNMRAGRKTPDLANILPSVRARGVLVPLIVRANGSPDNYEIVAGKRRYHAALAVTAEGGDIDALPCAVMDTDDDATALEASLIENIARLDPDEVTRWETFTRLVREGRRPEHIAIVFGLTDVQVKRTLALGNLLPRIRSLYRVEKIDAVTVRHLTLASRAQQREWLALLDDPEARAPVGQALKSWLFGGASISTKVALFDLAGFGGEVVADLFGEDSYFASVEQFWEAQNAAIAARAEAYREAGWREVVTLEPGQFFQSWEHEKRAKRTGGKVYISIGHRGDVAFHEGYITLKEARMLAKGAAGHVVTEKPSRPEITAATNDYVDLHRHAAVRAKLADAPGVALRVAVAHMITGSPLWSVKVEQQRAGSEAVIESVELSASEASFDAKRREMLALLGFDGDTPTITGGGGEGLATMFARLLPLEDASVMSILAIVVGETLWARSEIVDLLGAHLTVDMAAVWQPDDALFDLIRDREVLLAIVEEVSDKQVVAGNAKEPGKVLKAIIRDCLNGANGRTKVEGWVPRWMRFPPSAYTPRGGAGAVDRSVAVAPLIASESETVEPNAEPVREAA